The Inediibacterium massiliense genome includes the window TCGTATCTACCATAATAATAATATGTCCTTCAAAAAGATGTGCTGCTGCTACATCTGCCCTTTCTGTATATCTTGCTTGAGGCAGTGGATTCCAATTTCTTCCTAAAATAAATTCTTCTAATGTTTTCTCTCCCATTTCTAAAGCATCTGTATTGATTTGATCTAACTTCTTTTTAATATCTTTAATTAAATTTGGATTTGCAATATCTTCTATATATCCAACTACTACATCTGTCTGAGATCTTTTCCCTATTTTGGTCATCTCAAATCTAAGATTTGGATCTCTTACTCTTCTTCGAACCAAAGCTGTATTAAAAACGATGGTTTCTGTAAATCCATCTCTTGCTCCTCTTGTAACTCTTTCTAAATCTGGCTCTTGTGGACCTCTCACTGGATACGTTCTAACGTCTAAGATAATGGCTTGATTTTCTCCATCAATTAAAATAGCTAATGCGCCTGACAATACCATAAATTTTATTTGTTCTATATCATCAGTAGATTCTACTTCTAAATAAGGGATCTTTTCTTCCATTAATTTTTCTATCATATCTTTTCTATAATCTTTTGCCTCTATCTTTTGTAAAATTTTCATAATGTAGAGCATAATATCATCTTTTGCAAAACCATCAATAAATAATAAACTTGCTTGTTTATTTCCTATTAATATTTGTCTATTTACTACATCAAAACTTTTAGATATGCCTAAAGACTCATCAAGAATCTCTATGTTTTCTTTGAGTTTTTTTGTAAGATTCATTTGTATAACCACTCCTTTTGAGAATCTCCTCCATTGCTTTTGTTATAATAGGAGCTCCAATTTCACAATCATCTTTTCCTTCCATTTTTCCTATATCACCAATTCCTACAACTAAAGGCACATTACACTTTTTGATAATATCTACCGTATCTCCATATAGTATTTTTCCTTTTTGAGGCATTCCATTCTTATTTACAGCTTGATTTACTTTTTTTCCATTACAGGCAATAGAAAAATCAACACAAACTCCTTCTACTCCAGGAGTATTGGATGCTACTGCAATGGCCCCTAAAACTTCTATATCTGGGTGATTTACAATTTCATAAAAAGCCCATTCTCCTTCTCCCGTATCAGGAGATCCCTTATCATCTACCATGACTACAACTGGGTCATATTTCGCAGATTTTACAAGCTCTACAATTTCATTTCCATGTATAGGTGTAGGATTTCCTCCTGAACGTGAAATACATCTTCCCCCTATATTTTTGACAGCTTGTTCTACAGCCCTTTGAGCTATAGAATCTCCATCTGTAACTAAAATCACTTTTCTTTTCATATACCCTATTCCTTCTTTCCTATTTCTTAGTTTTAGGATTAAATATGACAGCCATCATATATCCAAATACTACTGCTGCTGAAACTCCCCCTGCTCCTGCCTTTGCTCCCCCTGTAAAAGCACCTAAAATTCCACTTTCTTTTGTTGCTTTTATGGCTCCTTTAGCCAATGTATATCCAAAACCTGTAATGGGTACAGTAGCTCCTGCTCCTCCTATTTTTACGATAGGCTCATAAATTCCTATTGCTGTTAAAACTGCTCCTAATGTTACAAATACTACTAAGACATGAGCAGGTGTCATTTTCATTGCATCTATTAAGATCTGTCCAATAAAACATATACTTCCTCCTACTAAGAATGCTTTTATATAGTCCATAATTTCCTCCTACTTTTTCTGATTTTCAATAGTGATAGCATGAGCAATAGCTGGAATACTCTGCCCTTGTTGACTACTAGTAGTAGAAAGTAAAGCTCCTGTTGATACAAACAACACTTTATTTAGTTTTTTTCTTTGTAATTCCTTGTAAATATATCCACACAATACGGATGCACAACACCCACATCCACTTCCTCCAGCATAAGTATTTTGTACTTTATGATCAAATATCAAAACTCCACAGTCATCGTATATTTTCCCTATATTGTAGCCTTTTTCAAAAATCATTTCTTCTGCAATTTCTTTTCCAATGGTTCCAAGATCTCCTGTAACAATTAAGTCATAATCATCAGGAGTACATCCACAATCTTTAAAATGTGTCACTATAGTATCTACTGCTGCAGGAGCCATAGCAGCACCCATGTTATTTGAATCTTTAATTCCTAAATCTATTACCTTTCCTATGGTTGCATAAGTAATTTGAGGTCCTTCTCCTAAAGATGATAAAATACAAGCTCCTGCACCTGTTACTGTCCACTGAGAAGTAGGTCCTCTTTGATTTCCATGTTCTAATGGAAATCGATACTGTCTTTCTGCAGAGCTGAAATGACTTGATGTAGCACAAACTACATAATTTGCATATTCTCCATCAATAAATAAAGCTCCTAAGCTTAAAGATTCTGCCATAGTCGAGCAAGCTCCATAAAGTCCTAAGAAAGGAATCGCTAGCTCTCTTGCTGCAAAAGATGTAGACATAATTTGATTGAGTAAATCCCCTGAAAACATATATTCTATGTCAGATATTTTTTTATCACTTTTTTGAATAGCTTTTTTAACTGTCTCTCTAAGAAGTTTACTTTCTGCTAATTCAAAGCTTTTTTCTCCATATAAATCATCAGATAAAATCTCATCAAAACATGTTCTTAATGGTCCTTTTCCTTCCTTAGGACCTACTATAGATGCAGCTGCAATAATATGAGGAGGCTTTAGAAACTTGATCGTTTGTTTTCCTATTTTTTTAGATGCCATCTTCTTCCTCCTATGTTTCAAAATAAAAAGTATAAAATTCCTATCATTACAGAGCTCATTAATCCATATACCAAAACTGGCCCTGCTAAAATAAACATTTTTGCACCTATTCCAAATATATATCCTTCTTTTTTAAATTCCATAGCAGGAGATACTATAGAATTTGCAAATCCTGTGATAGGAATAATCGATCCACCTCCTGCAAATCTTCCTATATCATCATATACACCAATTCCTGTTAAAAAAGCTCCTATAAATATGAGAATCATCGAAGTAACAGTAGAAACTTCATCTTTTGAAAGACTTCCTAAACTAAGGATATGATTGACCCACTCTCCTAAGGTACAAATTATTCCTCCCACTACAAATGCCTTTCCTCCATTTTTAAAATATTTAGGTTTAGGACTTTTATTTTTTACATAATCATTATATTTTTTTTCTATCAAATCTTCATTTTTCATAAAATCTATTTCTTCCTTTCTACTCTTTTTCAATCCTTCTTCTATCATCTCCCTATTTATTGACAAAAACCCAATAAATAAATGACCCTACCATCTTTCCTCCTGCTAAAGAAAAAAAGACGAGTTTAATATACGGATGAATTTGAAAACGATTGATCA containing:
- a CDS encoding spore germination protein — protein: MNLTKKLKENIEILDESLGISKSFDVVNRQILIGNKQASLLFIDGFAKDDIMLYIMKILQKIEAKDYRKDMIEKLMEEKIPYLEVESTDDIEQIKFMVLSGALAILIDGENQAIILDVRTYPVRGPQEPDLERVTRGARDGFTETIVFNTALVRRRVRDPNLRFEMTKIGKRSQTDVVVGYIEDIANPNLIKDIKKKLDQINTDALEMGEKTLEEFILGRNWNPLPQARYTERADVAAAHLFEGHIIIMVDTTPSVMILPVTMFHFTQHAEDYYQNPAVGTYMRWIRLIAMFLSFILPPLWLLLVYHKEGLPEFISFIGPKKTGEISLLMQFIILEIGVDILRIASIHTPNALTTSLGIIGGLILSQFAVEVGWFIPETVLYMAIAGIGMFATPSIEFSMAIRIFRLILLIATGLFKEIGFVIAIIFVFFVLLTTKSIGGTPYLWPLIPFNRRGLSSVFFRKPIPEVRYRPDFLKVVDKDSSPPKDETPE
- a CDS encoding stage V sporulation protein AE, whose product is MKRKVILVTDGDSIAQRAVEQAVKNIGGRCISRSGGNPTPIHGNEIVELVKSAKYDPVVVMVDDKGSPDTGEGEWAFYEIVNHPDIEVLGAIAVASNTPGVEGVCVDFSIACNGKKVNQAVNKNGMPQKGKILYGDTVDIIKKCNVPLVVGIGDIGKMEGKDDCEIGAPIITKAMEEILKRSGYTNESYKKTQRKHRDS
- the spoVAE gene encoding stage V sporulation protein AE, whose amino-acid sequence is MDYIKAFLVGGSICFIGQILIDAMKMTPAHVLVVFVTLGAVLTAIGIYEPIVKIGGAGATVPITGFGYTLAKGAIKATKESGILGAFTGGAKAGAGGVSAAVVFGYMMAVIFNPKTKK
- the spoVAD gene encoding stage V sporulation protein AD, whose protein sequence is MASKKIGKQTIKFLKPPHIIAAASIVGPKEGKGPLRTCFDEILSDDLYGEKSFELAESKLLRETVKKAIQKSDKKISDIEYMFSGDLLNQIMSTSFAARELAIPFLGLYGACSTMAESLSLGALFIDGEYANYVVCATSSHFSSAERQYRFPLEHGNQRGPTSQWTVTGAGACILSSLGEGPQITYATIGKVIDLGIKDSNNMGAAMAPAAVDTIVTHFKDCGCTPDDYDLIVTGDLGTIGKEIAEEMIFEKGYNIGKIYDDCGVLIFDHKVQNTYAGGSGCGCCASVLCGYIYKELQRKKLNKVLFVSTGALLSTTSSQQGQSIPAIAHAITIENQKK
- the spoVAC gene encoding stage V sporulation protein AC encodes the protein MSINREMIEEGLKKSRKEEIDFMKNEDLIEKKYNDYVKNKSPKPKYFKNGGKAFVVGGIICTLGEWVNHILSLGSLSKDEVSTVTSMILIFIGAFLTGIGVYDDIGRFAGGGSIIPITGFANSIVSPAMEFKKEGYIFGIGAKMFILAGPVLVYGLMSSVMIGILYFLF